The following proteins are encoded in a genomic region of Tachysurus fulvidraco isolate hzauxx_2018 chromosome 22, HZAU_PFXX_2.0, whole genome shotgun sequence:
- the si:ch1073-184j22.2 gene encoding dual specificity protein phosphatase 14 isoform X1 encodes MGSNKLMSLSKITPSLFLSGADAPLNRALMTRKGITLIVNATLSHSCPTYPGVECVRVAVPDLPSARLSEHFERVAARIHNNQAGGTLVHCAAGMSRSPALVMAYLMKYKGVTLCQAHNWVRQSRPSIRLNAGFWDQLLDYEKRLYGKNTVKVAAPVEVPKMPKMMPRHSLRECPKSPRLSWFRR; translated from the exons ATGGGAAGTAATAAG CTTATGTCTCTGTCCAAGATCACCCCAAGCCTTTTCCTGAGTGGAGCCGATGCCCCTCTCAATCGAGCCCTCATGACTCGTAAGGGCATTACCCTCATTGTAAATGCCACCCTGTCCCACAGCTGCCCGACATACCCAGGAGTCGAGTGTGTACGTGTGGCTGTACCTGATCTTCCCTCTGCACGACTGAGTGAGCACTTTGAACGAGTGGCAGCCCGCATTCATAATAACCAAGCAGGTGGAACATTGGTGCACTGTGCAGCAGGCATGAGTCGTTCCCCGGCTCTCGTCATGGCCTACCTCATGAAGTACAAAGGAGTGACACTGTGCCAGGCACACAACTGGGTGAGGCAGAGCCGACCCTCGATTCGCCTCAATGCAGGATTCTGGGACCAGCTTCTGGACTATGAAAAGAGACTTTATGGGAAGAATACAGTGAAAGTTGCAGCTCCAGTAGAAGTGCCTAAGATGCCCAAAATGATGCCCAGACACAGTCTGAGAGAGTGTCCAAAATCGCCAAGGCTGAGCTGGTTTAGACGATAG
- the si:ch1073-184j22.2 gene encoding dual specificity protein phosphatase 14 isoform X2: MSLSKITPSLFLSGADAPLNRALMTRKGITLIVNATLSHSCPTYPGVECVRVAVPDLPSARLSEHFERVAARIHNNQAGGTLVHCAAGMSRSPALVMAYLMKYKGVTLCQAHNWVRQSRPSIRLNAGFWDQLLDYEKRLYGKNTVKVAAPVEVPKMPKMMPRHSLRECPKSPRLSWFRR; the protein is encoded by the coding sequence ATGTCTCTGTCCAAGATCACCCCAAGCCTTTTCCTGAGTGGAGCCGATGCCCCTCTCAATCGAGCCCTCATGACTCGTAAGGGCATTACCCTCATTGTAAATGCCACCCTGTCCCACAGCTGCCCGACATACCCAGGAGTCGAGTGTGTACGTGTGGCTGTACCTGATCTTCCCTCTGCACGACTGAGTGAGCACTTTGAACGAGTGGCAGCCCGCATTCATAATAACCAAGCAGGTGGAACATTGGTGCACTGTGCAGCAGGCATGAGTCGTTCCCCGGCTCTCGTCATGGCCTACCTCATGAAGTACAAAGGAGTGACACTGTGCCAGGCACACAACTGGGTGAGGCAGAGCCGACCCTCGATTCGCCTCAATGCAGGATTCTGGGACCAGCTTCTGGACTATGAAAAGAGACTTTATGGGAAGAATACAGTGAAAGTTGCAGCTCCAGTAGAAGTGCCTAAGATGCCCAAAATGATGCCCAGACACAGTCTGAGAGAGTGTCCAAAATCGCCAAGGCTGAGCTGGTTTAGACGATAG
- the sft2d3 gene encoding vesicle transport protein SFT2C: MAELNRQLQEYLAQSKSGAKTISQSSSSTTVNVDEADSGAPDSWFGRWSSPFSGRSGSSTGPSSSSGFSWPWSAEPDPCLPGMSRSQRLVAFGVCILFSALCFGLSALYAPLLLLKARKFALLWSLGSLFALTGAAILRGPSRMIASPSSGAVIYLCSLGATLYAALGLHSTMLTALGAFVQIGAIAAYVLSLVPGGSAGMRFVGGMAASAIKRTVTGKTMPI, from the coding sequence ATGGCGGAATTAAACCGACAACTTCAGGAATATTTAGCTCAGTCAAAGAGCGGTGCGAAGACAATATCTCAGTCGAGCTCCAGCACCACTGTGAACGTTGATGAAGCCGACAGCGGTGCACCGGACAGCTGGTTCGGTCGGTGGTCGAGTCCGTTCTCGGGTCGTAGCGGATCTTCCACAGGCCCGAGCTCGAGCAGCGGGTTTTCCTGGCCGTGGTCTGCGGAGCCTGATCCGTGTCTTCCGGGCATGAGTCGGTCTCAGCGGCTGGTCGCATTCGGTGTGTGTATCTTGTTCTCGGCTCTGTGTTTCGGCCTGTCCGCTCTTTATGCGCCGCTGTTGTTACTGAAGGCGCGGAAATTCGCTCTGTTGTGGTCGCTCGGCTCGCTTTTTGCGCTGACCGGCGCCGCCATCCTCCGCGGTCCAAGCCGCATGATCGCCTCCCCGTCCTCGGGGGCCGTGATATACCTGTGCTCGCTGGGAGCGACGCTGTACGCCGCGCTGGGGCTCCACAGCACCATGCTCACGGCCCTCGGAGCCTTCGTGCAGATCGGCGCTATAGCAGCCTACGTACTGTCTCTGGTGCCCGGTGGCAGCGCAGGGATGCGGTTTGTCGGTGGAATGGCTGCATCGGCCATCAAAAGGACAGTGACCGGCAAAACCATGCCGATATGA